The window TCTAAAATTTCGATCTCTCCGCCAGGTAATTCCAAGGAAAATTCACCAAATCGAGTTTCATCTAAAGTTAAAAAACCCGGTCCTACAACACCTGACTCTAAGAAAAATTTTTCTGCATAAATGACTTTTTTCATTTGACCATCCCTGATTTCTTTATAAAAGCAGAAAAGAGACGATACTCTTTCCCACTTTCAAATTTTTAAAATAATCCGATAAATTTCCCAATAACACCGACTAAAACAGTAATGCCAATTAATAGCAATGGTGATTTTCCTTTTTTAAGCATCCAGTAACAGAAGAATGTATAAAGTAACGGCAACATTTTTGGCATAATTTGATCAAGTACGCCGCCTTGAATGTCAACTTTGACTCCGCCTGCTTTAACCGTCAAGCCTAAATTAAAATTAACAACCGTTGCTATCAAGGCTCCAATAACCGTCAACCCCACAATAGAAGCCGCACGTGAGATTTTTTTGGTACTTTCTTTTAAGGAAACAATCGCCTTTGTTCCAGTATTGTAGCCATAACGCATTAGGAAAAAACGCAAACCAAAATGAACTAGATTAAAGACTACTAAAAACAGGATCGGACCTGAAGCATTTCCATCAGCAGCTAAAGAAGCTCCAATCCCTGCCGTAATTGGCAACAATGTTAACCAGAAAAGTGCATCCCCAATCCCACCAAGTGGGCCCATCATCGCAACTTTAATCCCGCGAATTGTTGACCTTTTTTCCTTGTTTTCCTCCATTGCGAGAATAACACCTTGCATAAACGTGACTAAAAATGGATGAGTATTAAAAAATTGCAGATGATCTAATAAAGAAGAAGACAAGTCGTCTTTATTTTGATGAATTTTCTTTAAACCAGGAATTAAACTATAGGTCCAACCACCACCTTGCATACGTTCATAGTTAAATGAACCTTGTAGCAATAACGAGCGCCAAGTCATTTTATTTAAGTCCTTCTTAGTAATCACCTTGCGGACAGTTGGATCTTGATAATCTTCTTGAATTAAGTCAACTTTACTTTTTGCATCATTAGATCCCATCGCTATAATCCTCCTCTTCTTCCCCATCTATCGCTAATACTGGTTTACTGCCACTATTGCTATCATTGGATTTCCCACCAATAAAGTAATCATAAGCAGCAATTGAAATTCCGATAATTGCTACAGCTAAAATTGGAAGTTGACCATATGCAGCTGCGACAAAACCAATAGCAAAGAATGGCGCATATGTGATTTTAAACATGATTTTTAGTAACATCGCAAAACCAACTGCTGGCATAATAGCACCTGCAACTCCCAGACCACCAATTAACCATTCAGGTAACAACGCCACAATATTTCCAGCTTGCTCAGCACCAAAGTAGATTGGTAGAAAGGCAATAATAAAATAAAAAACAAATAAAATCATTGGTTCTAAATAATTTAAACGATCAATTCCTTTTGTATCTCCTTCAACAGCTAAATCATCCATTTTATGCATAACTGGCGAGAATGCTGTAAAGATTAATGTGATACAACCTTGCACTGCTACTGCAAATGGCACAGCAATTCCAACTGCAACTTCTGGTGGCTGTTTAGACAAAATTGCAAATGAACTTCCAATAATTCCACCGATAACAACATTCGGTGGCTGCGCTCCTGCAAGCGGAACCATTCCAGCCCAAACTAACTCTAACGTTGCGCCTGCCATTAATCCTACTTTGAAATCACCTAAAATAAGTCCAATAATTGCTCCTGTCACTAATGGTCGATGAATATGAGTTAGCCCATTAAATAAATCAATTCCGGCAATTCCCGCCCAAAGTCCAATTAATAATGCTTGTACTAACATTCCATTTCCTCCTTTATCTAACTAACTTAACTGTCCTTTAACCTCTTCATTAAATCGTAACCACGTTCGCTAGGAATTCCTTTCGCCTCTAATTTAATCCCCAGTTCATTTAACTTTTCAAAAATCGCACTATCTTGTTCATCCACTGAAATCGTTGATGAAATTTGTTTTTTCCCTTCCGAAAAATGTAAATTCCCGATATTTATCTCCTTAACCGGCACACCTCCTTCCACTAAAGTCAACGCATCTTCTGGTGTTTTAATAACCAATAAGATTTTTTGTCTTGGAGCAGCCTTACTAATAATACGAATCGTTTTTTCTAGTGTAAAAAAACGGATTTCAACTGTGTCCGGTAAAACCATATCCATTAAGTTTTG is drawn from Carnobacterium gallinarum DSM 4847 and contains these coding sequences:
- a CDS encoding PTS system mannose/fructose/sorbose family transporter subunit IID; the encoded protein is MGSNDAKSKVDLIQEDYQDPTVRKVITKKDLNKMTWRSLLLQGSFNYERMQGGGWTYSLIPGLKKIHQNKDDLSSSLLDHLQFFNTHPFLVTFMQGVILAMEENKEKRSTIRGIKVAMMGPLGGIGDALFWLTLLPITAGIGASLAADGNASGPILFLVVFNLVHFGLRFFLMRYGYNTGTKAIVSLKESTKKISRAASIVGLTVIGALIATVVNFNLGLTVKAGGVKVDIQGGVLDQIMPKMLPLLYTFFCYWMLKKGKSPLLLIGITVLVGVIGKFIGLF
- the agaW gene encoding PTS N-acetylgalactosamine transporter subunit IIC, with translation MLVQALLIGLWAGIAGIDLFNGLTHIHRPLVTGAIIGLILGDFKVGLMAGATLELVWAGMVPLAGAQPPNVVIGGIIGSSFAILSKQPPEVAVGIAVPFAVAVQGCITLIFTAFSPVMHKMDDLAVEGDTKGIDRLNYLEPMILFVFYFIIAFLPIYFGAEQAGNIVALLPEWLIGGLGVAGAIMPAVGFAMLLKIMFKITYAPFFAIGFVAAAYGQLPILAVAIIGISIAAYDYFIGGKSNDSNSGSKPVLAIDGEEEEDYSDGI
- the agaV gene encoding PTS N-acetylgalactosamine transporter subunit IIB, with product MGTPNILLTRIDNRLVHGQVGMTWTNTLGANLVVVANDEVAADPVQQNLMDMVLPDTVEIRFFTLEKTIRIISKAAPRQKILLVIKTPEDALTLVEGGVPVKEINIGNLHFSEGKKQISSTISVDEQDSAIFEKLNELGIKLEAKGIPSERGYDLMKRLKDS